GTTTCACTGGGTGGAGGGACACGCCGGGAACGAGGAGAACGAGCGCTGCGACCAGCTCGCCCGCGCGGCGATCCCGAACGGAGGGGATGATGGCTGATATCTACGTCACCTGTCGTGTGTTTGCGGAGGAGATCGAGCGGCTGCGGGCCGCGGGCCATACGGTCGTGATGCGCGATGCACCCGGTCCGATCGGGCGGGAAGAGCTGCTGCAAAACGTTGGGAACGCCGATGCCCTCATCTGTCTCCTCTCCAATCGGATCGATAAGGCAGTGATCGATCGCGGGAAGCGGTTGCGGATCATCGCCAACCTCGGGGTCGGGTACGACAACATCGACGTTGCCGCGGCGCGGAAGCGGGGGATCGTCGTCACCAACACCCCCGGCGCCCTCACTGAGACGACGGCCGATCTCACCTTCGGGCTTCTGCTCGCCGCCGCGCGGCGGATCGTCGAGGCCGATTCCTACACCCGGGCCGGGGAGTTCCGCGGCTGGGAGCTGATGCAGCCCCACCTCGGGCTCGACGTGTACGGAAAGACGCTCGGGATCGTGGGGATGGGACGGATCGGGACCGCGGTCGCCCGGCGGGGGCATTTCGGGTTCGGGATGCCGGTGATCTACCACAACCGCCATCGCAACGAGCCGGCGGAGCAGGAGCTCGACGCCCGTTGGGTCCCGTTCGCCGAGCTGCTCGGGGAGAGCGACTTCGTCTGCGTCCACACCCCACTCACCGAGGAGACAAGGCATCTGTTCGACCGCGATGCGTTCCGGCGGATGAAGAAATCAGCGATCCTGGTGAACGTGGCGCGCGGACCGGTGGTCGACGAAGAGGCGCTGGTGTGGGCGCTGGAGACGGGAGAGATCGCCGGGGCGGGGATCGACGTGTACGAGAACGAGCCCGAAGTCCATCCCGGTCTCATAAAACTCCATGAACGGGTCGTCCTCACCCCGCACATCGGGAGCGCGAGCGAGGCGACGCGGCGGGCGCTGGCGAGGATCGCGGCCGATAACGTCCTTGCGGTCCTCGCCGGAGAGCAGCCCCTCACCCCGGTCAGCTGAAGCAGCCGAGCTGACAGGAGCTTATCTTGATCCCGAGCGCCTCCGCCGCGCCGGAGACCTGGACCTTCCCGATCTGAAGTTTTTTGGCGATCTCCCACGCCGCTTCACACGGGAGCCTGCCGTCCACTAGATGCGCCGTGATCTCTGCCTTCAGTCTCTCCGGGACATCCTTCATCGGCGTTACGACGCTTTTGCTTCCCAGATCGTCGTAGCCGAACAAACCGAGTTGGCAGCGGGAGATCTTGATCCCAAGCTGTGTCGCCTTCTCGCCCACTTCGAGTGGGGTGATCCCAAGCTCGGCAGCGATGCGGAAGGCTGCTGGGCAGGGGAGCCGGCCGTTTACGGTGGAGCTGCGGATTCTTTCTACTAGGGCATCCATGACCCTGAGTTTCTCCCTCGGGGATGGGCGTGCAGCAACTCCGATTTTGAGTGGC
This portion of the Candidatus Bipolaricaulota bacterium genome encodes:
- a CDS encoding D-glycerate dehydrogenase; translated protein: MMADIYVTCRVFAEEIERLRAAGHTVVMRDAPGPIGREELLQNVGNADALICLLSNRIDKAVIDRGKRLRIIANLGVGYDNIDVAAARKRGIVVTNTPGALTETTADLTFGLLLAAARRIVEADSYTRAGEFRGWELMQPHLGLDVYGKTLGIVGMGRIGTAVARRGHFGFGMPVIYHNRHRNEPAEQELDARWVPFAELLGESDFVCVHTPLTEETRHLFDRDAFRRMKKSAILVNVARGPVVDEEALVWALETGEIAGAGIDVYENEPEVHPGLIKLHERVVLTPHIGSASEATRRALARIAADNVLAVLAGEQPLTPVS